One Halococcus salsus genomic window, CAATCAATGTGAACATGATCCGTCCGATTGTATCGCGACTGGCGGCCACGAGCCAACCTGCCACAACCCCACTCAAAAGAATCGTCCACCACGGCAATGGCACCAGCGCATTTGCAAGGGTAGCGAATGCTGATGGTGATACGATATTCATCAATGGCCCTATCGTTCCGATAAGGCCAGCGAATATCATGCACCCAAGAAGATTCGAGACGCACGTTGCTCCCCAGAGTCCGCCGAGATCACTGAGAGAGGCACGGCGATCGAAGACGGGGAGGACGGCCATTGTCGAATAGGCGGTGAATAGCTCCGTTTGGCCGAGGACTACGAACAAGAATGCAATGGAAGAGCCGAACAATCATCCATCCTGTACTCCTTGATTTGGAAAGTACCCCGTACTTCAACACTGACGCACGAGTTGCAATCGTACATATCGCAGTAGAATTTGATCTTAACGTTCCGATTCTACCTCAAACAATCTTGAGAATATTTTCCGTTGAACGGTGCGATTGAGTTGGGAGAATGCAGACGGAGACACTTCTAGGATCTCTGCAACTTCCGAACCTGAGTTTTCCCGTGGCGTTTCAAAGTATCCACTTTGATAGGCCGTTCTCACCACTTCCAGTTGCCGGTCAGTGAGCTGGTCGAATATCTGTGACCTAGTCATATCATTGATATTGTCCGTACGCTGTCGATTATGCTGTGTGAGAAGAGTCAAATCTTGAAACTCCTGTGTGAGAATGTTGTTGACGGTTCGAGTGGCGGTTGGGTTTGGGACCTCTATTTTGAGGTGCATTGCGTCCGTATTTACTGATATCTCACGGAGAGTAGTTCCATGGTCAACGAGTTTAGTCGCAATGAAAGGGGCTGAAAAGTGGAACTGAACGGTCGAATCACCTCCGTTCGCTGATTCAGAGATCACCCTGAAATTCTCAATACCGACGACCGATGTAGCTGCTTCGCGTAGCGCATCAAGTGAACTATGGTCGACTTTCGCAATTGCTGATATTCCTTGGGAGGTCTGTTGGAGCCCTTCATCAAGATA contains:
- a CDS encoding bacterio-opsin activator domain-containing protein, which encodes EDIPHEEPTAQAAETHQPTVVSNVASELQVEAWRSEALAHGFRSALSLPLIHEEAFYGVVTVYAGQQEAFDETSQAVLGELSETIAAAITAAKQRDALLSDTTTELEYKTTDRESVLLQLARAADCTIYLDEGLQQTSQGISAIAKVDHSSLDALREAATSVVGIENFRVISESANGGDSTVQFHFSAPFIATKLVDHGTTLREISVNTDAMHLKIEVPNPTATRTVNNILTQEFQDLTLLTQHNRQRTDNINDMTRSQIFDQLTDRQLEVVRTAYQSGYFETPRENSGSEVAEILEVSPSAFSQLNRTVQRKIFSRLFEVESER